The Lytechinus pictus isolate F3 Inbred chromosome 15, Lp3.0, whole genome shotgun sequence genome contains a region encoding:
- the LOC135156854 gene encoding uncharacterized protein LOC135156854, with protein sequence MLEADFSDLRSSKEPFSQNDVRFMRIMKDNVRVLDDGHYETPLPFKENAPKLPNNRYMADKRLQHLKRKFERDPNYHRSYTEKMEALLEKGYAELAPELKAEDSPVWYIPHHGVIQPNKLRVVYDCSAQCKGQSLNDHLLTGPDLTNALVGVLCRFRKDEIAFSCDIKEMFHQFRVREDHRDYLRYLWWKNGNIHQDPMELRMTVHLFGASSSPGCSNFCLKQIATDHADKFGDDVKDFIHRDFYVDDGLKSVPSAKDAVDLASRTRQLCEKGGLHLHKFISNNKEVMESVPEPDRAKGVSKTDLLGTDSPMEKALGVLWCIESDTLKFRLTLHDKPLTRRGVLATVMSIYDPLGLLAPVILRGKQILQELCKKAVDWDDELPDDQMSKWEKWRADLLNLDSISIQRCYKPAGFGDVKKMQLHHFSDASTTGYGECTYLRLTNDEGKVHCTLLMGKARVVPLKPITVPRLELTAAVISVKISAFLQRELVPPNTEEFYWTDSNVVMGYINNDTKRFHVFVANRIHQIRQLSTPSQWKHVGTHDNPADLASRGATVNQLLSSSWFNGPEFLWENKADEFKQDDEFDVEPDDPEVKKAHTNIVRGHSKPCAFEIDRLDRFSCWIRAKRAVANCLRLKSLLKPQCRERGLPISSRTRKSSHQIVPHKLTMKELNQAQLEILKAVQRDEFHDELTAIQNRAAKGNDMNTGKRYRRKHQGYSRFHRLDPFVDSDGILRVGGRLTCAEGSYESKHPVILPKNHHITELIIRHCHSQTAHQGRGMTTNQLRSSGFWVVSGSSTISRFINKCVTCRRLRGESQWQKMSNLPKDRVEPSPPFTYSCMDVFGPWVIKDGRRELKRYGLLFSCMASRAVHIETLNSMTSDSFINALRRFLSIRGPVRQLRSDRGTNFIGAVSELGEGSAAHHDQIRKFLLNKDCDYIYFKFNVPSASHMGGVWERQIRTIRRVLEALLHKAGQQLDDESLRTLMNEAAAIVNSRPLTIENLNDPTHPEPLTPNHLLTMKTSVLLPPLGQFQREDLYSRKRWRRVQHLANEFWKRWKHEFLQSLQSRQKWTYPQRNAHVGDIVIVKDENPRNQWTLARVVDVYPSLDNHVRKAKLVMSDSKLDSRGKRISQQRYLERPIHKLILLVTQEDQGRFPNKEP encoded by the coding sequence AGACCCCACTCCCATTCAAGGAAAATGCTCCAAAACTGCCAAACAACAGATATATGGCAGATAAGAGACTGCAGCATCTGAAAAGGAAGTTTGAAAGAGATCCAAACTACCACCGTAGCTACACAGAAAAGATGGAAGCACTCCTTGAGAAGGGATACGCAGAGCTAGCACCAGAACTCAAGGCAGAGGATAGTCCAGTGTGGTATATCCCTCATCATGGCGTTATACAGCCTAACAAACTTCGGGTTGTGTATGACTGCAGTGCTCAATGTAAAGGACAATCTCTAAATGATCATCTCCTTACTGGACCAGACCTGACGAATGCACTTGTAGGTGTACTCTGCCGATTTAGGAAGGACGAGATTGCATTTAGCTGTGATATAAAGGAAATGTTTCACCAATTCAGAGTGAGAGAGGACCACCGTGACTACCTGAGATATCTGTGGTGGAAGAATGGAAATATCCATCAAGATCCTATGGAGCTACGTATGACTGTCCATTTGTTTGGAGCATCTTCCTCGCCAGGCTGCTCCAATTTCTGCTTGAAGCAAATAGCTACTGACCATGCAGATAAATTTGGAGATGACGTGAAGGACTTTATCCATCGAGATTTCTACGTGGATGATGGATTGAAATCTGTCCCTTCTGCTAAGGATGCCGTTGATCTAGCTTCAAGAACGAGGCAGTTATGTGAGAAGGGTGGACTACATCTACACAAATTCATATCAAACAACAAAGAAGTAATGGAATCTGTTCCAGAGCCAGATAGAGCGAAAGGAGTCTCAAAGACGGATCTTCTGGGAACCGACTCACCAATGGAAAAGGCTCTGGGAGTGTTATGGTGTATCGAGTCTGACACACTGAAGTTCAGACTCACTCTACACGACAAACCCCTGACGAGAAGAGGAGTGTTAGCCACTGTCATGTCAATATATGATCCACTAGGTCTGCTGGCACCAGTCATACTACGAGGCAAACAGATCTTGCAAGAACTATGCAAGAAAGCAGTAGACTGGGACGATGAACTGCCTGATGACCAGATGAGTAAATGGGAGAAATGGAGAGCTGATTTACTCAATCTCGACTCGATATCCATACAGCGATGCTACAAGCCTGCTGGATTTGGAGATGTCAAGAAAATGCAGCTTCATCACTTTTCTGATGCTAGCACTACTGGTTATGGCGAGTGCACATATCTAAGGCTAACCAATGATGAAGGCAAGGTGCACTGTACACTGTTGATGGGAAAGGCCAGAGTGGTTCCTCTCAAACCTATCACTGTGCCACGTCTGGAATTGACTGCCGCAGTAATCTCAGTCAAGATCAGTGCATTTCTCCAGAGAGAACTTGTACCCCCAAACACGGAAGAGTTCTATTGGACAGACAGTAATGTAGTGATGGGGTACATTAACAATGACACAAAGCGATTTCACGTGTTCGTCGCTAACCGTATACATCAGATTAGACAGCTCTCTACCCCATCACAATGGAAACATGTGGGAACACATGATAACCCTGCTGACCTTGCATCCCGGGGAGCTACAGTCAACCAACTCCTGTCATCTTCATGGTTCAATGGTCCAGAGTTCCTTTGGGAGAATAAGGCAGATGAGTTCAAACAAGATGATGAGTTTGATGTAGAACCAGATGATCCAGAAGTAAAGAAAGCTCATACAAACATTGTACGGGGCCACTCTAAGCCTTGTGCCTTTGAGATTGATCGATTGGATAGATTCTCCTGTTGGATCAGAGCTAAAAGGGCAGTAGCAAACTGCCTAAGACTGAAGTCTCTCTTGAAACCGCAATGTCGAGAACGAGGTCTTCCCATCTCGTCCCGCACCAGAAAGAGTTCTCACCAGATCGTACCACACAAACTAACTATGAAGGAACTGAACCAAGCCCAATTGGAAATCTTGAAGGCTGTACAAAGAGATGAATTCCATGATGAGTTGACGGCTATACAGAACCGAGCAGCCAAAGGTAATGACATGAATACAGGCAAGAGATACAGACGTAAGCATCAAGGCTATAGTCGGTTTCACCGTCTTGACCCTTTCGTCGACTCTGATGGGATACTAAGAGTAGGTGGACGTCTCACATGTGCTGAAGGTTCTTATGAGAGTAAGCATCCAGTTATTCTACCCAAGAACCACCATATCACAGAGCTAATAATAAGACATTGCCACAGTCAGACAGCCCACCAGGGTCGAGGCATGACCACCAACCAGTTGAGGTCAAGCGGTTTCTGGGTCGTATCTGGGAGCTCGACGATCTCAAGATTCATTAATAAGTGTGTCACTTGCCGTAGGCTACGCGGTGAATCTCAGTGGCAGAAGATGTCAAACCTGCCAAAGGACAGAGTTGAACCTTCACCACCCTTTACATACAGCTGCATGGATGTTTTCGGTCCTTGGGTGATAAAGGACGGCCGGAGAGAACTAAAGAGATACGGCCTCCTCTTCAGCTGCATGGCTTCTAGGGCTGTACACATAGAGACTCTTAACTCAATGACAAGTGACTCTTTCATTAATGCTCTCCGACGATTCCTATCCATTAGAGGTCCTGTCCGTCAACTTCGTTCTGACAGAGGCACAAACTTCATCGGAGCTGTGTCTGAGCTAGGAGAGGGTAGCGCTGCTCATCATGACCAGATCAGAAAATTCCTTCTGAATAAAGACTGTGACTACATCTACTTCAAATTCAACGTCCCATCAGCAAGTCACATGGGAGGCGTATGGGAGAGACAAATACGCACTATACGCCGAGTACTAGAAGCCTTGCTACACAAAGCTGGACAGCAACTTGATGATGAGTCCCTGCGCACCCTCATGAACGAAGCAGCGGCTATTGTAAATAGTAGACCTCTGACCATCGAGAACTTGAATGACCCCACACATCCAGAACCCTTGACACCGAACCACCTGCTAACGATGAAAACTAGTGTGCTGTTACCACCTCTTGGCCAATTTCAACGAGAGGACTTGTACTCTAGGAAAAGATGGAGGAGAGTTCAGCATCTAGCCAATGAATTTTGGAAGCGTTGGAAGCATGAGTTCCTTCAGAGCCTTCAGTCACGTCAGAAATGGACTTATCCTCAGAGAAATGCGCACGTCGGTGACATTGTAATCGTAAAGGATGAGAATCCAAGAAACCAATGGACGCTAGCCAGAGTAGTTGATGTATACCCATCCTTAGACAATCATGTGCGCAAGGCTAAGTTAGTGATGAGTGACTCTAAATTGGACAGTCGCGGAAAGCGAATCTCACAGCAACGTTACTTAGAACGACCAATACATAAACTTATTTTGTTGGTCACACAGGAAGACCAAGGAAGATTCCCTAACAAGGAGCCATAG